One window of Plasmodium falciparum 3D7 genome assembly, chromosome: 7 genomic DNA carries:
- a CDS encoding thioredoxin-like protein, which produces MNKINKLSKGNNIIFLNSKRCFYNFDGIYSKLEKCVMIKYPHKKRQPFEGNTLYNKYITTNTNTNTNTNNKNGNNKSSNKKLYLCSLLSIGLVGYIYFNWYEKKKKVTGFLKEMKEISDELFDNLDNIVLFVLDKNKLNEEKKKIEHIKNEIQKLNIKNLNYLYTYNEHTKDYSCFLYKGRRRRNITEDELVNEPIKDIVQPFFTPVSENYEQINQGNNTDKYPIYVTHDTFEKEIIEDSKNNKILVVLFEDTCFLCFLYKPFINTLHKLFKENNIKLKIKKYNIEKNDYAPNMIVSRGTPTFLLYHNGKGNKLAEYKPNDIINKIDEIIESPKNMKEQMLEKVELIHERMHLFGYLTMWMTESKMIENMLIKRHIKDLSPKKSDDENIYNDILTSLIEEDIHRNDLIEESLDYSKEKIKEAEKGCFVAAMMMANELIDEEKKKFSDIK; this is translated from the exons atgaataaaataaataagttgagtaaaggaaataatattatatttttaaatagtaaaagatgtttttataattttgatgGTATCTACAGTAAGTTAGAAAAATGTGTAATGATAAAATACCCACATAAAAAACGACAGCCCTTTGAAGgcaatacattatataataaatatataactacTAACACTAACACTAACACTAAcacaaataataagaatggaaataataaaagtagtaataagaaattatatttGTGTTCTTTATTAAGTATTGGTTTAGttgggtatatatattttaattggtacgaaaaaaaaaaaaaggtaacaggttttttaaaagaaatgaaagaaaTATCAGATGAACTTTTTGATAACTTAGataatattgtattatttgtgttagataaaaataaattaaatgaagaaaaaaaaaaaattgaacatattaaaaatgaaatacaaaaacttaatattaaaaatttaaattatctatatacatataatgaaCATACTAAAGATTATTCATGTTTTCTATATaaaggaagaagaagaagaaatataaCTGAAGATGAATTAGTAAACGAACCTATTAAAGATATTGTCCAGCCTTTTTTTACACCTGTTAGtgaaaattatgaacaaataaatcAAGGAAATAATACTGATAAATATCCTATATATGTAACACATGATACATTTGAAAAGGAg ATTATTGAagattcaaaaaataataaaatattggtCGTGTTATTTGAAGACACTTGTTTTTTGtgctttttatataaaccaTTTATAAATACTTTACACAAGTTATTTAAGGAGAATAAT attaagttaaaaataaaaaaatataacatagaGAAAAACGATTATGCACCAAATATGATTGTTTCTAGAGGAACACcaacctttttattatatcacaa tgGAAAAGGAAATAAGTTAGCGGAATATAAACCCAACGACATTATTAACAAAATAGATGAG aTTATTGAATCTCCAAAAAATATGAAGGAGCAAATGTTGGAGAAGGTAGAATTGATACATGAAAGGATGCACCTATTTGGTTATTTAACAATGTG gaTGACTGAATCAAAAATGATTGAAAATATGCTTATAAAAAGACACATTAAGGATTTATCACCAAAG AAATccgatgatgaaaatatttataatgatatattaacatCTCTTATTGAGGAAGACATACATAGAAACGATTTAATTGAAGAGAGCTTGGATTATagtaaagaaaaaatcaaAGAAGCCGAAAAGGGTTGTTTTGTAGCAGCAATg aTGATGGCTAACGAATTGATAgacgaagaaaaaaaaaagtttagtgatataaaataa
- a CDS encoding serine--tRNA ligase, putative, translated as MVLDINLFRKEKGGNPDKIKESERKRYHDENNVDKVIEYDDKWRKCIFELEELKKNINMINKEIGNKKKVDKNADVEDLKKKSLNIKEEIPKYQLKEKELLKERNKYISKIGNLLNIKVVCSDNEDNNKIVKTWGECKILPACEENDNSIHDNVVNSNNIKRETLNNEVDNKKKIKYYYHYDLLRKIGGANFKKGIQVAGHRGYYLTGAGFLLHNAILQYALNFLVNKKYIPVYPPFFMKKNIMEECAELDDFEETLYKIPSTSNSTLSSQQVSTSPTKISSQADIKDDTTCNSQKKTNIPSNEDLTRDDLFLIATSEQPLCALHKDETIESKRLPLKYAGFSSCFRKEAGAHGKDIRGILRVHQFDKVEQFCIALPQHSNKIHEEMIQTCEEFYQSLNIPYRIVSIVSGALNNAASIKYDLEGFFPTSNQYRELVSCSNCTDYQSINLNIRYSDSSIKINDLNKNTNLNDEMDSEYEHFLTNFNTENKYHVHLLNGTMVAAQRFLCCLLENYQNGEGIVVPEKLRPYMNNMDFIPFME; from the coding sequence atggttttagatataaatttatttcgTAAAGAAAAAGGAGGGAATCCTGACAAGATTAAAGAGTCTGAAAGGAAACGTTAtcatgatgaaaataatgtagATAAAGTTATTGAATATGATGATAAGTGGAGGAAGTGTATATTTGAACtcgaagaattaaaaaaaaatataaatatgataaataaagaaataggaaataaaaagaagGTTGACAAGAATGCTGATGTTGAAGATTTGAAAAAGAAGAGtttaaatataaaggaaGAAATACCTAAATATCAAttgaaagaaaaagaattattaaaagaaagaaataagTATATAAGTAAAATCggtaatttattaaatattaaggTAGTATGTTCagataatgaagataataataagataGTTAAAACATGGGGTGAATGTAAAATACTTCCAGCAtgtgaagaaaatgataatagtATACATGATAATGTAgtaaatagtaataatattaaaagagaaacattaaataatgaagttgataataagaaaaaaataaaatattattatcattatgatttattaagaaaaatagGTGGAgctaattttaaaaaaggtATACAAGTAGCAGGTCATCGTGGTTATTATTTAACAGGTGCAGGTTTCTTATTACATAATGCTATATTACAATATGCTTTAAATTTTTtggttaataaaaaatatatacctgTATATCCTccattttttatgaaaaaaaatattatggaaGAATGTGCCGAACTTGATGACTTTGAAGAAACACTTTATAAAATACCGTCTACATCAAATTCAACATTATCATCTCAACAGGTATCTACATCTCCTACAAAGATATCATCACAGGCAGATATAAAAGATGATACCACATGTAACtctcaaaaaaaaacgaaTATTCCATCAAATGAAGATTTAACAAGagatgatttatttttaatagcTACCTCAGAACAACCATTATGTGCTTTACATAAAGATGAAACTATAGAATCAAAAAGGTTACCACTCAAATACGCTGGATTCTCATCTTGTTTTAGAAAAGAAGCAGGGGCACATGGAAAGGATATTAGAGGAATTTTACGTGTTCATCAATTTGATAAAGTGGAACAATTCTGTATTGCTTTACCACAACAtagtaataaaatacatGAAGAAATGATACAAACATGTGAAGAATTTTATCAATCTTTAAATATACCATACCGAATTGTTAGTATTGTTTCAGGAGCTTTAAACAACGCAGCTTCTATTAAATATGATTTAGAAGGATTCTTTCCTACAAGTAATCAATATAGAGAATTAGTATCTTGTAGTAATTGTACAGATTACCAAAGTATTAATCTTAATATAAGATATTCAGATTCaagtattaaaattaatgatttaaataaaaatacaaactTAAATGATGAAATGGATAGTGAATATGAACATTTTTTAACAAATTTTAACAcggaaaataaatatcatgttcatttattaaatggAACAATGGTAGCTGCACAAAGATTCTTATGTTGTCTTCTTGAAAATTATCAAAACGGCGAAGGTATTGTAGTTCCTGAAAAATTGCGCCCATACATGAACAACATGGATTTTATTCCCTTTATGGAGTGA